In Trichomycterus rosablanca isolate fTriRos1 chromosome 20, fTriRos1.hap1, whole genome shotgun sequence, one DNA window encodes the following:
- the ypel2b gene encoding protein yippee-like 1: protein MLTMTRSKTFQAYLPTCHRTYSCIHCRAHLANHDELISKSFQGSQGRAYLFNSVVNVGCGPAEERVLLTGLHAVADIYCENCKTTLGWKYEHAFETSQKYKEGKFIIELAHMIKDNGWE, encoded by the exons ATGCTCACCATGACGCGCTCCAAAACCTTTCAGGCCTACCTGCCCACCTGTCACCGCACCTACAGCTGCATCCACTGCCGGGCACACCTCGCCAACCATGACGAGCTTATCTCCAAG TCTTTCCAAGGAAGCCAAGGTAGAGCGTATCTGTTTAACTCTGT GGTAAATGTAGGTTGTGGTCCAGCAGAAGAGCGAGTGCTCCTCACCGGCCTGCATGCGGTAGCAGACATCTACTGTGAGAACTGCAAAACCACACTGGGGTGGAAATAT GAGCACGCCTTTGAGACCAGCCAGAAGTACAAGGAGGGGAAGTTTATCATCGAGCTGGCCCACATGATAAAGGACAATGGCTGGGAGTGA